The Vitis vinifera cultivar Pinot Noir 40024 chromosome 7, ASM3070453v1 genomic interval atgaaatttgcaTCTTTGATTTCTGAGGGCTCATATGAGAACCAAAACTATTCACCAAAATCCGGCGACAGGACCAAGCGGGTTAGTTCAACTACTAGGAATCCTTTAAACAACCACGATCATGTAGTAGCGGAGAGAAAGCGCCGAGAAAAGCTCACCCAGCGGTTTATAGCTCTTTCAGCCCTTGTTCCGGGCCTAAGAAAGGTACTATCAGTTGTGAAAGTTTACCTTGCTGGTGCTTTTGGGATTCTttcgtttgttttttttatcctaGACATTAATATGTAGAAGATGGTTTCAAGCTATTTCAAGGTTTCATGCTTCTTTTCTTGCAAAATATATTGCTAATGTTTCCCCCACCGGAAATATCAATTCTGAAATCCCGTAcaagaaaacaatgaaaaaaaacaaaactctaCTGTCATCTAGGTCTTGAGTAAAGAATTGTCAAGTTTCAATTGGATTAAGTTCCTGAGTGTAGTTGTGATTGTGAATTTGAGAGTGTTATATGGTTTAATGGGTTCATTGTATATACCAGCAATATGTGGGTCTATAATATACATGTGATCCTTTAATGTTGTCCCAATCAACTCCGACAAGTTAGTACAACCTCATTCAAGTCCAAGAAAAAAGTCTATGAAACCAGTATTCGATTGTCTTTAACATTATTTTGATGATTCTTTGCAGACGGATAAGGTTTCTGTCCTTGGAGAAGCTGTCAAGTATTTGAAACAGCTTCAAGAACGAGTGAAGATGCTCGAGGTACAGACGGCAACGAAAACCATGGAATCAGTGGTCTCTGTGAAGAAATCTCAGCTCTGTGATAATGACCACTCTTCATCTGATCAGAACTCTGATAGCTGCTCCAACCAAACACtcttagaaattgaagcaagAGTCTTTAATAAGGACGTACTCATTAGAATCCACTGCGAGAGACAAAAGGGATTTACTGTGAAAATACTTGATGAAATCGAGAAACTCCATCTAACCGTCGTCAATAGCAGTAGCTTGCCATTTGGGAATTACATTATGGTTATTACAGTTGTTGCTCAGGTAATTTCATTTCCTCTTACATTTATTCATTACCGGCCCGGATTTAGTCCATCAGATTAAACTCCTAAGATTCTTCTGATTTCCTTAAAAATGATGGTGAACCATCAAATCCATGTTGTAAAATATGATCCATGATGAAGGGAAGATGATCAGTTCTGATTCGCGTTTACAGTACTCCTGATTCTTTTTCTTGGACTCGATTCTGACCCATTACTATCAATCTCCATTTTCTGCAGATGGAAGACGAATTTTGCATGACCGTGGAGGACCTCGTCAGAAACCTCCGATTGGCTTTTTCTACGCTTCATATGAACTGAAGAaccaaatcattttttaattagcATTGCcgtctgttttttgtttttttttcctttaggtaTAACCTGAAGTTATTGTCTCGTCTTCACACCTCCTAAGAGAAATTAATGCCTGTAAAAAGCTATCTTCACCTTACACCACCGGTGATCACCATGTCTACTTGGCTGCTGAGGTTCAGTTTAGCAGTAGGGTTATTGTTTGTGTTTGTCTTTTCCTGGTTGGCCAGATTCAATTACCCCACGtgctataaaaaataaaaaggaaagttgCAGCTTTTTTTGaggtatttatttatgtttagaGTGGTTTCATACCTCAACGGCCCCTCCTCCCTTCTTTCCCGTTGTATTATGTAAGTGGTGTCGTGACTTGGAGGGATATCAGATGAGGATGGCACTTCCTTTTAGGGGACGGGACGTTTCTTAGGGTCTAAAAGAATTATTTCTTGGCCTCTGACAGAAGTTTCTCTGTATTTATCTTTAAGACTATGATTTCAATAATTCAATAGATGTTATCTTGTTGGATATTTTTCAGTCTTATTTTCTTTCAGCTGCACCATCTTGCAActgttcttttttcctttgttacaattttttctttcttcttcctttttatgCCTTTTGCGTATCTTGACTCTTCCATGACTGCAGCTTTGGATTTGCTATAAAAACGCAACCGTGGGCtgtgattttgttttcaacCATAAATCCAGTCATGGGTTGCAgttctatttttttccatttatatatatatatataaccaataATTAAATTTCCACTCCGCttaaatctaaaaattgtttttaaaaggttttaagatACTAAAGCTCTGGATAAttaaattttaggatttttcaaatacaaataa includes:
- the LOC100242433 gene encoding transcription factor bHLH18; the protein is MDVSSGKWLTEQEMEDPTFIHQYQMPPFDNSLDGFNFDSFSSESNSSYPSFSPETTPNFCGSTIEYFQAAGVVGRPSKQLKTNSWDSCTAEPITSRKSSSSSVQLISFGNSNLPPPTDTLKFHGHQDKKAKPKNEASSDRNMKFASLISEGSYENQNYSPKSGDRTKRVSSTTRNPLNNHDHVVAERKRREKLTQRFIALSALVPGLRKTDKVSVLGEAVKYLKQLQERVKMLEVQTATKTMESVVSVKKSQLCDNDHSSSDQNSDSCSNQTLLEIEARVFNKDVLIRIHCERQKGFTVKILDEIEKLHLTVVNSSSLPFGNYIMVITVVAQMEDEFCMTVEDLVRNLRLAFSTLHMN